One part of the Thermodesulfobacterium commune DSM 2178 genome encodes these proteins:
- a CDS encoding flagellar basal body L-ring protein FlgH produces MWLIFLWGCWEFDPKTPPTPPQPPEVAVQVEEGRYLTKGSLFKEGRDLYGYADKRARFVGDILTVKIVETYQSSNTVSQKSGKSSSASAGLSSILGYEKDIKGMFLPDAADLGTLFKGEMSSSTSGQGQTSRQSKIVATLSARVVKVLPNGNLVIQGVRTIKRNRDLEYITLTGIVRPEDIAADNSVLSTQISDAYIEYSGKGPNSEAASGPGIITRLLQLFWLF; encoded by the coding sequence TTGTGGCTTATATTTTTGTGGGGCTGTTGGGAGTTTGACCCGAAAACCCCTCCCACCCCCCCACAACCTCCTGAGGTAGCCGTTCAAGTAGAAGAAGGGCGTTATTTGACTAAAGGGTCTTTGTTTAAAGAGGGAAGGGATTTATATGGTTATGCAGATAAAAGAGCCAGATTTGTAGGGGATATTCTTACGGTTAAGATTGTAGAGACCTATCAAAGCTCTAACACGGTAAGTCAAAAAAGTGGAAAAAGTAGTTCTGCCTCTGCGGGTCTCTCCAGTATTTTAGGCTATGAGAAAGATATAAAAGGCATGTTTTTACCTGATGCTGCAGATTTAGGGACTCTGTTTAAAGGTGAGATGAGTTCTTCTACCTCTGGACAAGGTCAGACATCAAGACAAAGTAAGATTGTGGCTACCTTAAGTGCAAGGGTGGTTAAAGTCTTGCCAAACGGGAATTTAGTAATTCAAGGGGTGAGAACCATAAAGAGAAATAGAGACCTTGAGTATATAACCCTTACAGGGATCGTAAGACCAGAAGACATAGCTGCAGACAATTCAGTGCTTTCTACCCAGATCTCTGATGCCTATATCGAATACAGCGGTAAGGGTCCTAATAGTGAGGCTGCAAGTGGACCGGGAATCATTACCAGGCTTTTACAACTATTTTGGTTGTTTTAG
- a CDS encoding flagellar basal body P-ring protein FlgI, translating to MRRIICLLFCLSFFLVDQAFSVRLKDISEVEGVRGNFLVGYGLVVGLKQTGDGDQTKFTVQSIVNMLERFGILVPKEQVKLKNVAAVMVTAYLPPYAKPGQRIDVEVSAIGDAKSLQGGTLLMTPLKGPDGQVYALAQGPISIGGFGAQGGGAQVQVNHPTVGKIPNGAIVEREVPMEDLNSLSKVVLSLKTEDFTTTSKIVEAINTYLKGNYAKALDLKNIELTVPSNYQKRVVKLLGEIGNLEVIPDSPARVVIDEKTGTVIIGENVKISRVAVAHGNLSVEIKETPEVSQPYPLSPGETVVTPRTEIQAKEQKAKIVVLEEGVTLGELVRALNAVGATPRELIAILQAIKAAGALHADLIII from the coding sequence ATGAGAAGGATAATCTGTCTTTTATTTTGTTTGAGTTTTTTTCTGGTAGACCAGGCCTTTTCTGTAAGGCTTAAAGATATCAGCGAGGTAGAAGGGGTTAGGGGTAATTTTTTGGTAGGTTATGGACTGGTAGTTGGTCTTAAGCAAACAGGAGACGGAGATCAGACTAAGTTTACCGTGCAGTCCATAGTAAACATGCTTGAAAGGTTTGGGATTTTAGTGCCTAAGGAACAGGTGAAATTGAAGAACGTGGCTGCTGTGATGGTTACTGCCTATTTACCTCCCTATGCTAAGCCAGGACAAAGGATAGATGTAGAGGTTTCTGCTATAGGTGATGCTAAAAGTCTTCAAGGAGGAACCTTATTGATGACCCCTTTAAAAGGTCCTGATGGTCAAGTTTATGCCTTAGCTCAGGGACCTATTTCTATAGGTGGTTTTGGGGCCCAAGGAGGTGGGGCTCAAGTTCAGGTAAACCATCCTACCGTAGGTAAAATCCCTAACGGAGCCATAGTAGAAAGGGAGGTTCCGATGGAAGACCTAAACAGTCTATCAAAGGTGGTTTTAAGCCTGAAAACCGAAGATTTTACCACGACTTCAAAGATAGTTGAGGCTATCAACACTTACTTAAAGGGAAACTATGCAAAGGCTTTAGACCTTAAAAACATAGAACTAACCGTGCCTTCTAACTATCAGAAAAGGGTAGTAAAACTTTTGGGAGAAATAGGTAACCTTGAGGTTATACCTGATAGCCCGGCAAGGGTGGTTATAGACGAAAAAACCGGTACGGTTATCATCGGAGAAAACGTAAAGATTTCAAGGGTAGCAGTAGCTCATGGAAATTTAAGCGTTGAGATAAAAGAGACCCCAGAAGTTTCTCAGCCATACCCTCTTTCTCCAGGTGAAACGGTGGTAACTCCAAGAACAGAAATACAGGCTAAAGAACAAAAAGCAAAGATTGTGGTTTTAGAAGAAGGAGTAACCTTAGGAGAACTGGTTAGGGCCCTTAATGCAGTTGGAGCAACTCCAAGAGAGCTCATCGCTATCTTGCAGGCTATAAAGGCTGCAGGGGCTTTACACGCAGATTTGATAATCATATAA
- a CDS encoding rod-binding protein — protein sequence MKAYGIYYQNLNEITNLAKKNPKAALKTLCNEFESLIWYEILKNFDQSMFKSNLFPETLEKKIYQDFLYQEIGRNVSGRPGSLGDYLYQNLLKSAYLKNKIEKSDK from the coding sequence ATGAAAGCTTATGGGATTTACTATCAAAACCTAAATGAGATAACCAATTTGGCAAAGAAAAACCCTAAAGCTGCGTTAAAAACCCTTTGTAATGAGTTTGAATCTCTTATTTGGTATGAGATTTTAAAAAACTTTGACCAATCTATGTTTAAAAGCAATTTATTCCCCGAAACCTTAGAAAAAAAGATTTATCAGGATTTTCTTTACCAAGAAATAGGAAGGAACGTATCAGGAAGGCCAGGGAGTTTAGGGGATTATCTTTATCAAAACCTTTTAAAAAGCGCTTACCTAAAGAATAAGATAGAAAAATCCGATAAATAA
- the flgK gene encoding flagellar hook-associated protein FlgK, with amino-acid sequence MAGLTSTLNIAKNSLLAFQLATQVIGHNISNVNNEAYSRQKVVETTYPPSPSPVGPIGTGVRIDFIKRYFDVFLERNLNLKYTDLGLYNAEESGLNVLESLFNEVSEGVGLTTVLKNFWDSWQALANTPENLAARTQVLENGKLISEIFQSKFQGLRDLENQIGLKLKTMAENINKISSQIAELNLQITALESGGKTANDLRDQRDNLIRQLSQLASIQYFETKEGAYNVVLGKGFNLVNLDRTWKLEISGTDLYWVDTSGAKVPISSKEVASGELGGWLRLLEQLSDKYNYEYVSGNKINFNIWGRAISESDKLSDLGLSGTVTFNVTGTDHFGNAISGSISYDLSTNPDVTLRDLLDQIEGFYNYTVKAYIKDGRLFVEDKFRGPGKISFSISGPFDFGNFSDPAYQRRVEELNLAGKLKLFGEDLVKAVNELHTQGVGLTFYTGELEGAYSAQKYIKELPYFLDLAKNQTGNQFTGFFYIWIKNPQGQITPVKVSVEGLSVNATLDDLANMINVSLQQAGFYDPSDPNATYLKVLVRGGKLVFQAKDGYAFAFSNDTSGILLSTGINLFFVGTDPEDFSVNNALVLKPELIASGKMDLNALRTENSLFKTYKSVSTVNPFQTFDNSLSKIYLRFYDDKVNQVPLFDQNPYNEKVFFVLGGNVSENTKLTDLGFSDGTIINYGGTLYDGTAVAGTFTVNPFNTVKDLMEGIRATYNYTVEVYIKDGMLCIENKTAGDSQLTFNSVELTQNSYFGPNYRWNVTPSQEYFVEIPVATNEVLSSILAKIDRLPYLRAYVDAENKAVLGLEATQTRAYAFEIGDNSNNVNGFIDFLSAQQMYIPSFRGDPDVATLRVTTGFEDFDLDPIDEDYLSFYLFDKKGSYLDTFRVRLDDGKTILDVIKEINSPQNAKYGLSARLDRSGKLIIETTGLYQTATFVVQDEFYDGINYTQTKYDQGFINALKGYEFKRGDNRTAQAIADLSSVTRKDLNYATLEDYYSSLVGEVGSATKAVKDNKNFLETLISQIKAIKDSISGVSLDEEMTNLIKYQQAFAAAAKILTSVEDMLETLINAKR; translated from the coding sequence ATGGCTGGACTTACAAGCACTTTAAATATAGCTAAAAATTCGCTTCTTGCCTTTCAGTTAGCTACTCAGGTTATAGGACATAATATTTCTAACGTAAATAACGAGGCCTACTCCAGACAAAAGGTAGTAGAAACCACCTATCCTCCCAGTCCATCTCCCGTAGGACCTATAGGAACAGGTGTAAGGATAGACTTTATTAAAAGATATTTTGATGTTTTTTTAGAAAGAAACCTGAACCTAAAGTATACAGATTTGGGCCTATACAATGCAGAAGAGTCTGGACTTAACGTTTTAGAAAGCCTTTTTAACGAGGTAAGTGAAGGGGTTGGACTTACGACAGTTTTAAAGAATTTTTGGGATTCTTGGCAAGCCTTAGCTAACACCCCTGAAAATTTAGCTGCAAGAACGCAAGTTTTAGAGAACGGAAAGTTAATATCTGAAATTTTTCAAAGTAAGTTCCAAGGACTTAGAGATCTTGAAAACCAGATTGGGCTTAAACTTAAAACCATGGCAGAAAACATCAACAAAATATCTTCTCAAATCGCTGAATTAAACCTGCAGATTACCGCACTTGAGTCTGGAGGAAAAACCGCCAACGACCTAAGAGACCAAAGAGATAATCTTATTAGACAACTCTCACAGCTGGCTTCCATTCAGTATTTTGAAACCAAAGAAGGGGCTTATAACGTTGTTTTAGGTAAAGGGTTTAACCTGGTAAATTTGGATAGAACCTGGAAGCTTGAGATCTCTGGTACAGATTTATACTGGGTAGATACTTCAGGAGCCAAAGTACCTATCTCAAGCAAAGAGGTAGCTTCCGGAGAACTTGGGGGTTGGTTGAGACTTCTTGAACAGCTCTCAGATAAATACAACTATGAATATGTTTCAGGAAACAAGATAAATTTTAATATTTGGGGGAGAGCGATTTCTGAGAGTGACAAACTCTCAGACCTTGGACTTTCTGGTACTGTAACCTTTAATGTTACAGGCACCGACCATTTTGGAAATGCTATCTCTGGAAGTATCTCTTATGACCTTTCAACCAACCCTGACGTCACCTTAAGAGATCTTTTGGACCAAATAGAAGGATTTTACAACTATACAGTCAAAGCTTATATAAAGGATGGTAGGCTTTTTGTGGAAGACAAATTTAGGGGTCCTGGAAAGATTAGTTTTTCTATAAGTGGGCCTTTTGATTTTGGAAACTTTTCAGACCCTGCTTATCAAAGAAGGGTAGAAGAGTTAAATTTAGCAGGTAAACTTAAACTTTTTGGTGAAGATCTGGTAAAAGCTGTAAACGAGCTTCATACTCAAGGGGTAGGGCTTACGTTCTATACAGGAGAATTAGAAGGGGCTTATTCAGCCCAAAAATATATCAAAGAATTGCCCTATTTTCTTGACCTTGCCAAAAATCAGACAGGAAATCAATTTACAGGGTTTTTCTATATATGGATTAAAAATCCTCAAGGTCAGATTACTCCTGTAAAAGTATCGGTTGAAGGGTTATCTGTAAACGCTACCCTTGATGATTTAGCAAATATGATCAATGTTTCCCTTCAACAAGCAGGTTTTTATGACCCTTCAGACCCAAATGCTACATATCTTAAGGTTTTGGTAAGAGGAGGGAAACTTGTCTTTCAGGCTAAAGACGGCTATGCTTTTGCCTTTTCAAACGATACCTCAGGGATTCTTCTTTCTACGGGGATAAATCTCTTTTTTGTAGGAACAGACCCAGAAGATTTTTCTGTAAACAATGCTCTTGTGCTAAAGCCAGAGTTAATTGCCTCAGGTAAGATGGACTTAAACGCCTTAAGAACAGAAAATTCTCTTTTTAAAACCTATAAGAGTGTTTCCACAGTTAACCCTTTTCAAACTTTTGATAATAGCTTAAGTAAAATTTATCTTAGGTTTTATGATGATAAGGTCAATCAGGTGCCTTTGTTTGACCAAAACCCTTATAACGAGAAGGTTTTCTTTGTGTTAGGAGGTAATGTTTCTGAAAATACCAAATTGACAGACCTTGGGTTTTCTGACGGAACTATCATAAACTACGGAGGAACTCTTTATGATGGAACAGCAGTAGCCGGTACTTTTACGGTCAATCCTTTTAACACGGTAAAAGACCTTATGGAAGGCATTAGAGCTACCTACAACTATACGGTAGAGGTTTATATAAAAGACGGGATGTTATGTATAGAAAATAAAACTGCAGGCGATAGTCAGTTAACCTTTAATTCTGTTGAGTTAACTCAGAATAGTTATTTTGGCCCTAACTATAGATGGAACGTTACCCCTTCTCAAGAGTATTTTGTAGAGATTCCTGTGGCCACAAACGAAGTCCTCTCTTCTATCCTTGCTAAAATAGACAGACTTCCTTATCTAAGAGCTTACGTTGATGCAGAAAATAAAGCGGTTTTAGGGCTTGAGGCTACCCAGACCAGAGCTTATGCCTTTGAAATAGGAGACAACAGTAACAACGTAAACGGGTTTATAGATTTTTTGAGCGCTCAACAGATGTATATTCCTTCTTTTAGAGGAGACCCAGATGTGGCTACCCTTAGGGTAACGACAGGTTTTGAAGACTTTGATTTAGATCCTATAGACGAGGACTATCTTTCATTTTATCTTTTTGATAAGAAAGGGAGTTACTTAGATACCTTCAGGGTAAGGCTTGATGATGGAAAGACTATTTTAGACGTGATCAAAGAGATCAATTCCCCTCAAAATGCAAAGTATGGTCTTTCTGCAAGGCTTGATAGGTCTGGAAAACTAATAATAGAAACTACCGGACTATATCAAACGGCAACTTTTGTAGTCCAAGATGAGTTCTATGATGGAATCAACTATACCCAAACTAAATATGATCAAGGGTTTATAAATGCTCTTAAGGGTTATGAGTTTAAGAGAGGGGATAACCGCACAGCTCAGGCTATAGCTGACCTTTCTTCTGTTACCAGAAAAGATTTAAATTATGCTACCCTTGAGGACTATTACTCAAGTTTGGTAGGAGAGGTGGGGTCTGCTACCAAGGCTGTAAAAGATAACAAAAACTTTTTAGAGACGTTAATTTCTCAGATAAAGGCGATAAAAGATAGCATTTCAGGAGTTTCTTTAGACGAAGAGATGACCAATCTTATCAAATATCAGCAAGCCTTTGCTGCGGCTGCAAAAATTTTAACCTCAGTAGAAGATATGTTAGAAACCCTTATCAACGCAAAACGTTAA